AGAAAGAGCAGATTTTGTCAGCTATGCTGAGGAAATCCAAATTGGATACAGCAGAGAAGCAAATGCTTTTGAAAGAGATCAAATTATCAAAAACCAAGAGAAATCAGGCTGAGCTAGAGACCGTGAGATGGAAGACAGTTTCGGAGTCCAGGTATGAGAGACATTCATTGAGAAATATGCTTTACAAACGTATGAATCCGAAGTTGGAGGCTTTTGGAAGTGTGAAAGGGATGCTACCAACTGGAAAGAGCAAATCACAGAAGACTGATTATCGTCTCGACGAGCTGCCTGAGGGTACAAAAGAGCCAGAACTATTTTCTCATGTTTCTGATAGATTCTTGACTGAGGATGCAGAAGAAGAAAGTAAGACCATATTCACTATACACATGTTTTATTCATAGCTATTCATCAATCTTGATTAGCGATAATATGTTGGGATTTTTTCATTTGTGTCCGTCGGCCGACATAAAATTATGGGTGCTAGCCGAATTATAGAAAAGTATACtgattatgtatataaaacgTATATTTGTGTATACGATATATATACTGTATATATATTTCAATATATGGAGTTGTCATTCTgtttattttgtgttgttttttGTATTCACTTCAATCAGTTCTGCATTACTCACAGATGATGATGAGCACTTGGAGAAGTGGGTTCGGTCAGAAGCTGAAAAATACAGTGTTGCAGTTGAGCAGAGGCATCATCTGGAGCTGGATGCTTTTGCAGAACAACTGAGACTCAAAGATGAGAGGTTAGAAGCTTTGCGATGGCGCCTGCTCAGTATGGAACTTGAGTCAAAGAGGTTGCAGTCACATATTGAAGTGCTGAACCATGATCTAGCTCAGCTCAGGCAAGATAATACGAAATTGGATGCATTGGTATTGAATCGAGAAGTAGAATTACAATCCCTCAAGCAGCAACTTGCAGAATATTTTCACCTTCCCGATTCCCATAAATCCAATGCAAATGTCTGTCCAAAAGACCAGGACAAAGCCAATCACACAGTTTGgtctaaggtgacacttataaAGACAAAACTAGGAGAGAAAGAGCAAGAAACAAAGAACCGTCCTAAGGAAACCTCACAAAAGGTTAAAAATGGAAGAAAAGTTGAGACCAGAATAAATGACACAAATAAAGACATAATTTTGACTTTACAGTCTCCTACAAAGGAGATTGGTGAGGGGAAAGATCTGAATGCTTCTAGGGCGGAATATTTCAGCACAGAGGATGCTCAGAATGCTGAAAAATCAACTTCAGAACATGATAGCAAAACTCAGAAAAAGAAATCTGTGTGGAAGATGGATCTACATGCTCTTGGAGTTTCTTACAAAATCAAGAGGCTGAACCAGCAATTCGTCATGCTTGAGAGGTTGACAGGAAAGCTAGAACTTTCTGGAAATAGTGAAAACAATGACAATGGACGATCTAGTACGAGAGGATTTCATGCATTGTTGTCTTTACTGAATAAACAAGTTGCTCGTTACGAGTCCCTTCAGGGGA
The nucleotide sequence above comes from Lycium barbarum isolate Lr01 chromosome 3, ASM1917538v2, whole genome shotgun sequence. Encoded proteins:
- the LOC132632095 gene encoding uncharacterized protein LOC132632095 yields the protein MDEKGVSSSCLIISEGRKESLCPIIFGVSCAFVALGLLPEREKCDENLLEVRNKMLQGSAQLLGLLVWRVQREEANNKLANAEKKIEELKSLRREDAKANEKVVSIYAAQEQCWFNERKKLRQQIGGLMNELRVLEKKKDTVIADLNSKLEESKVMLLSKDKIIEDEGQKRHDLEEKLKKAEAIAEELRNTAKFEAQRHSNEISKHKTAFIELVSNQRQLEAEMGRALRQAEAAKQEVNLALEQKEQSILMTQKLSMELVKMRKDLEQKEQILSAMLRKSKLDTAEKQMLLKEIKLSKTKRNQAELETVRWKTVSESRYERHSLRNMLYKRMNPKLEAFGSVKGMLPTGKSKSQKTDYRLDELPEGTKEPELFSHVSDRFLTEDAEEENDDEHLEKWVRSEAEKYSVAVEQRHHLELDAFAEQLRLKDERLEALRWRLLSMELESKRLQSHIEVLNHDLAQLRQDNTKLDALVLNREVELQSLKQQLAEYFHLPDSHKSNANVCPKDQDKANHTVWSKVTLIKTKLGEKEQETKNRPKETSQKVKNGRKVETRINDTNKDIILTLQSPTKEIGEGKDLNASRAEYFSTEDAQNAEKSTSEHDSKTQKKKSVWKMDLHALGVSYKIKRLNQQFVMLERLTGKLELSGNSENNDNGRSSTRGFHALLSLLNKQVARYESLQGKIDDLCKRMHENDLNVSFEGSVIQKTKEETKMLEQFLEETFQLQRYIVATGQKLMEVQTKIASGFVGAAEELDTPASFDVKRFADGIRTLFREVQRGLEVRISRIIGDLEGTLACDGITYFKR